The nucleotide window TGGTCAGCATGGTACTGCTCGCCACGGCAGCCCAGTTTCCCGACCGCGCGGCGGCCGTCGTGCTGCTTGCGGGGCTGGGGGGTGCGGCGCTGGGCTACCTGCGCTACAACTTCAACCCCAGCCGCATCATCATGGGGGACGCAGGCGCCTACCTCTTCGGCTTCACGCTCGCGGCCGTGAGCCTGCTGGGCACGCTGAAGTTCAGCGCTGGGGCCAGCTTGATCGTGCCCCTGATCGTGCTGGCGCTGCCGGTGCTCGACACCACCCAGGTCGTGATCGGGCGGCTGGCGCGCGGCATCCGCAACCCGCTGGGGCACCCCGACAAGACCCACATCCATCACCGCGTGCTGGCGCGCACCGCCTCGGCGCGGCGCACGGCCGTGATCCTGTGGACCGTGGCCCTGGCCTGCGGAGTGGTCGGCATGAGTCTCCAGGGCGTGCGGCCCGCCGCCATCGCGGGCACGGCCGTCTTCGTGGGGCTGTGCCTGTGGTTCGTGGCCTACCGCCGTATGCGCGCGCACGGCCTGGAAGCCGGCGCCGTGACCACCGAAGTCCGGGAGGGCTGACCATGAGCGAGAAGAAGATCGTGCTGGCGTTCGGAACCCGCCCGGAAGCGACCAAGATGGCCCCGGTGTACGCCGCCCTGGCGCGCACGCCCGGCCTGAGCCCCCACATCCTCTCGACCGGCCAGCAGCGCCAGATGCTCGACGGCGCCCTCGCCGTCTTCGGCCTCACGCCCGACCGTGACCTCAACGTCATGACCGACCGCCAGACGTTGGCCGACCTCACCGCCCGCATCGTGCCCCAGGCTGGGCGCACCCTGCGCGAGATGGGCGCCGACATGGTTCTCGTCCACGGCGACACCGCCACGTCCTTCTGCGTCGCCCTCTCGGCCTTTTACGAGGGCATTCCGGTCGGCCACGTCGAGGCTGGGCTGCGCTCGGGGTCCCTCAGCGAACCCTTTCCCGAGGAGGCCAACCGCCGCCTGACCGGCGTGCTCTCCACGCTGGATTTCGCGCCCACTACCGGCAGCAAGGCCAACCTGCTGCGCGAGGGTAAGGCGCCGGGCGGCGTGGTCGTCACCGGCCAGACCGCCGTGGACGCCGTGCGCGAGGTCGCTGGCCGGGTGCCGCTGCGTCCCGAGTGGCGCGCGCGTGTAGAGGCCGGGCAACGCCTCGTGACCGTGACCATGCACCGCCGCGAAAATCAGCCGATGATGCGCGAGATGGCTCAGGCGCTCGGCCGGGTGGCGGCCCGGTTCCCCGGCACCCACTTCATCTACCCGGTACACCTGTCGCCCGCCGTGCAGGAGGCGGTGCGCCCGGTTCTGGAGGCCGTGCCCAACTTCGAGCTGACCGCGCCGCTGGACTACAGCGACATGGCGCCGCTGATGGCGGCTTCGGCCCTGATGGCGACCGACTCGGGGGGACTTCAGGAGGAAGGCGCGGCGCTGGGCGTGCCGGTGGCGGTGCTGCGCAACGTGACCGAGCGGCCCGAGGGCGTGGAGGCGGGGGTGCTGAGGCTCGCCGGGAACGATCCGGCCGCGCTGGAGGCGGTGCTGACCGAACTGCTGGGCGACGAAACGCAGCTGGCCGGGATGCGGGCGGCGCGCAACCCCTACGGCGACGGCCTGGCCTCGGGCCGGGTTGCGCAGGCCATCGCCTGGCACTTCGGGCTCGCCGGCCGCCCCGACGACTGGAGCTGACCGCCGCCCGGTGCCCTCCGGCCCGTATGCTGAGCGCACCGTGACTGCTTCTTCTTCTGCCGGCCGCGCCTTCGCGGTCGTTCTCAATTCCCAGGCCGGACGGGGACTGGCGCGGCGGCGCTGGCCCGAACTGGAGGCGCTGCTCCGTGCGCGCGGCTTTTCCTACTCGCTGATCGAGGCGGCCAGTGGCCCCGAGGCCCTGGCGCGTGTGCGGGCGCTGCCGCCCGGGGTCGCCGTGCTGGCGGTCGGCGGCGACGGCACGGTGGGGGCGCTCCTGCCCGCACTCGTGGGCACCTGGCGGCCTCTGGGCGTGGTGCCTCTGGGCAGCGGCAACGACTACGCCGGCATGACGGGCCTGAAGGCCGGCGACTTCGCGGCGGCGCTGGACCGGCTCGCGGGCCGCCCCCGCCCGGTCGACGTCCTGGAAGGCGAGATCGTCGCGGGGGACTGGGCCGGCGAGCGCCGGTTCCTGCTCAACGGCCTGGGCCTGGGGTTCGACGCGCAGGTCAATGAGGCGGCGCTGCGGGCTCCGCCCCGCCTGCCCGGCTTCGGGCGCTACCTGTGGGGAGCCCTGGGCACCCTGGGCCGCCTGCGTCTGGGCCGCGCCGAGGTCACGGTAGACGGCCAAGTGTTGTACGGCGGGCCGAGCTGCCTCGTGGCGGTCATGAACGGCACGCGCTACGGCGGCGGCTTTCTCATCAGCCCCCGCTCGGACGCGGGAGACGGTCGCCTCGACGCGGTGGTCGGCGGCGCGCTGGGCCGGGGCGGCGTGCTGCGGCTCATGGGGCATGTGCTGCGCGGCACCCACCTGGGGCAGCCGGGCGTCTTTTACAGCGCCGGTCAGGAGGTCACGGTGCGCTGGGACCGCCCCACACCTCTGCACCTCGACGGCGACGCGGCGGGCCGGGCCACCGAGGTCCGTGCCCGGGTGTGTCCCGGCGCGCTGCTGCTGTTCGGCCCTGGACAGGACTGAAAACGTCCCCACCCACGGGGGGAGGGGACGGGACGGGCGGCGGCCTTACTTCAGTTTTGCCAGCATGGCCTGGGCGGCGGCCAGGTCGCGCTGCTCCCAGAAGTTCGTGGGGCTCAGGGTCACGGCCTTCTGAAGCTGTGCGGCGGCTCCGGCCTTGTTGCCTGTCAGGGTCAGGGCGTTGGCGTACTCGAGGCGGTGCGTGACGACCGCCGGTTCCAGGGCCACAGCCCGCTCGAAGTAGGGCGCGACGTTGGCCTTGCGCGCGCCGGTCTGCTGCGCGGCGATGGCGCCCTTAAGACCGCCGCTGTCGAGCGTGGCGTTCCACAGGCCCAGCGCCACGTAGGCGCCCGCCAGATTGGGCCGCAGCTTGATCGCCTGATCGAGGTTCTTCTTGACTTCCTTGGCGAGCGAGAGGCTCTCGAACACGCCCGAGAACTGCGCGAGGCGGCCCTGCGCGCGGGCCTTCTCGAAGTAGGCCTCGGCGTTCTGCGGGTCGAGGCGCACGGCCTGGTCGGCGTAGCTCTGCGCCTTCTGGAACAGCGCCTTTTTCTGGGCGTCGGGCGAGAGGCCCGCGCCGGCCGTGGTGGCCTCGGCGGCGAGCGCAAATCCGGCGCTGGTGTTCAGCGCGGCGGCGGCGGCGGCGGCCTCCTGCCAGTTGCCCTGGTTGTAGAGCGCCTGGGCGGTCTGCTGGGAGGCGGCGCCCTGGGCGAGGGCGGGGGTCAGGGCGGCGGACGTCAGGACGAGGGACAGCATCAGGGTACGGCGCATGAACGCTCCTTTGCGGGGGGGGCGACGGGCGTCGCCGGGGGTCGGATTGAAAAGCTGGACCGAGTATACACATCTGCCCCCGCTCTGCCTGACGCGTCCGTCAGGTGGCGGATTGCCGCATTGTTCTGCACCCGGTTCAAGTGGCGCGCCAAATGCTAGGCTGACCCCCAGATCATGCCGGTAAACTGGAAGGCCGCCCTGGAGCAGGTGCGCGCCGCACGGCCCCCGGGCCCGGGGTGCGGCGCGGGCCCGCAGCCCGGCAGCCTGCGCTGGCTGGAAGCTGAACTCGGGCGGCGCGGCGGCAACCCGGCGGCGCTGCGTAACATCGTGTACCGCGACACTGGTCGCCCAGCCGACAAGGCGCATCTGGCCGATATCCTGCGCGAGCTGGCCGCCGGAGCGGGGCTGACCCTGGACCTGGACGTGCCGGGGGTGGCCGCCCCTCTGCCCGACGAACTTGAACTGCTGGGCCGGGCCAAGAAACGGGTCTACAAGGGGTTTCTGGCCGCCCTGCGAGCTGGCCGCGCGCCGCGTATGGTGGTCGCCGGGCGGGCCGGGGCGGGCAAGACGGTCCTGCTCGACCACCTCAGCCGCGCGCTGGAGCAGAGCGGTGTGCTGGTCACGCGCCTGGGCCTGAGTGGCGAGGTCGGCGACGTGTTGGCGCTGGCGCCGGTCGCCGGCCGCTCCTTCGCAGCCCTGGCCGAGCGCCAGCGCGCCGCCCTGCTGGCCGTGGCCCCGGCGCGCGGCGCGTGGCTGGTACGCCTGGCCGGTGAACTGCGTTTTGCCGGCGACCCCCCACGCGGTCCCGGCGGCGAGGTGGTAACGCCGGGGGCCTGGGCCGCGGCGCTACTGCTGGCCGCGCCTCCCGGCGTGGCTGTGCTGCTGGCCCTGGAAGACGCCCGCGGCTGGCCCCCTGACTTGGCCCCCGTGACCGAACTGCGGCCCCCCACCCAGGCCGAGGCCCAGGCCTACCTGATGGAAAAACTGGGCCTGCCCCGCACGGCGGCCGGCGCCCTGGCTCGCGAGACGGGCCGCAACCTCGACCGCCTGACCCTGCTCGCCGGCGCAGAGGCGGCCCGTGGACCGGAAGGCGAAACCGGGCCGGAGCCAGCGGGCGCGGCGGGTCTCGCCGACCCGGACGTGTGCCGGCTGGCGGCTGCCTTCGCCGCCCTGGACGCGGCGTGGCCGGATCAGGTCGGCGGCCGTCCTCATCCCGGGGCGGCCCTAGACGCGGCTCTGGGCGGGGCGCTCGCCCAGTTGCCGCTGCACGCCCGGGCCCACGCGCGGCCCGTTCCCGGCCGCCCCGGTGAATGGCAGGCCGCGTCCTCCCTGCGGGCGCTGCAGCCCCGGCTTGCTCCGGCGGCTTTGGAGACGGCTCGCCTGCGGTTGGCGGGTTCAGCGCCAGAGGTGCCGGGAGCCTACCGCGTCGGCGCGCTGGTGGCTGGGGGGGACTGGGCCGGGCTGCGGGCCTGGCTGCTGGGGACCCCCGACGACGCCCAGTTCCTGCCGCCCTGGTGGCCGGTGGTGCGGGCGGGCTCGCCCCCGCACGGGCGCGAGGCGCTGGCGCGGTTGGTGGTGTCGCACTACGCCGGGCGCGGCGAGTACGGCCACCCGCAGGCGCGGGACGCGCTGTTTCTGCTGCTTGCCTCTGGGGAGGAGGGCGTGCGGGCCTGGGCGCGGGTGAAACTGGCCGAGAGCCGTCTGGACGCCGGCGATCCCGAAACGGCCGCCGCGCAGCTCGCCGGGCCGGAGGTGCGGTTGGCCCTCTCGGCGCAGGCTCCGGCCGATCTCTGGACGCTCTCGGCGCAGGCCGACGCATTGCTTGTGCAGGGCGCGCTGGCCCGCTGGCGCGGCGACCTTGCGGCGGCGACCTGCGCCGTCCACGATCCGCGTACCGCCCGGTCGGGCGCGCGGGCGCTGCTGTGGCGCGGGCTGATCGCCAAGGACGCCGGGCGCTGGGCCGAGGCCCTGGCCGATCTGCGCGCCGTGCCCGACCACAGCCCCCTGCTCTCGGCCCGCGCGCGCTACCAGGAGGGCGACCTGAGACTGCGCCTGGGTCAGCCGGCGGCGGCCCGCGCCCTGCTGCTGGAGGTGGCCGGGCGTCTGGAGCAGGCCGGCGCGCCCCCTGAGGAACAGGCCCGCAGCCTCGCACGCGCCGCGACGGCCCTGCGCCGCCTGGGTCAGCCGGCCGGGGCCATGCGCCTGCTGGAGCGCGCCCTGGCGCTAGTCCCTGCCGCGCCGCCGGGGTCGCCTGGATCAGGGGGCGCCGACGGGGTGGTGCGTGCCAGGCTGCTCTCGGAGGGGGTGCCGGTGCTGCTGGCCCTGAACCGGCACGGCGACGCGCTGGCCCAGGTGGCCGGGGCGCTGGACCTGCTCGGCGCCTCCGGGGCGCGCCGCGCGGAGGCCGCCTACCGAGTACGCCGGACGGTCTACCGCGCTGCGCTGGCCTACCTGACCCGTGGCCTGGGTCGGCGCTATCAGCACCCACTGCTGGGTGCGGGGCGCGATCACCCCGACCTCGCGCACGCCCGCACGCTCCTCGGCGGGCTGCTGCGGGAGACCGGCGGCGCGGGCGACCGCGAACAGGTCCTGACCTTCGACCTGCACCTCGCGCTGGCCCTGGCCGAGCCGGACCCGGAGGCGGCCCTGGGACACGCGGACCGCGCCCTGGCGATGACCGATCACCCCTACGCCGGGGCGCAGGCCCACGCCGCCCGCGCCGAAGCCTCGCTGCGGGCCGGGCGGTCAGGAGCAGTGCTGGCCGACGTGAACCGTGCCCATGCCCTGCTGCGCCGGGTGGGGACGGACCTGGGTGACCGGCCGACGGCCCACGCCGACCCTGGCCTGTACGCCCAGCTTCTGACCCTGGAAGCCTGCGCCCTGGTCGGGGCTCCGGACACTGCTGGCCCGGACGCCGCCCCCCCGGCCTCCTCCGAGGTAACACTGGCCCTCGACTGGCTGCGCGCCGAGCTGAGGCCCCCCGAGCTCGCCCCGTTCCGGGAGGCCGTGTGGCGCGAGGTCGGCGCGGCGCTGGAACGGGGGGGCCGGGCACAGACGGTGGTGCCGGCCGCGCCCTGGCCCCTGCGGCCCGGCGACGTCCTGACGGTCCTCGAAGGTCGCCGGGAACCGGTTCTCGCCGCCGGCGCGGCCCAGGACGCCGGGGACACCCCCTGCTGACCGGCAGCCACCTTGACCGGGACTTGAGGCGGAGCTGTGGTCTGGGCCCTTGCCGTTAAGATGAGCGGCGTGAGTCCCACTGAACCGCAGGCCGGAGGAAGGTCTGCCATCCGGCTGCTCCAGGGATACGTCTGGCATCCCTCGGGCGCCGACGTCGATCTGGAGCACTATCTGCCGCGTGACCTCGACCTCGCGCACGTTCCCAGCATCTCCGAGACGGAGGAAGCCCACGTGCTGTGGGATCAGGTCACGCCGCCCTTCGCCTTTTTCGAGAACGGCGAGCCGACGGCGGGGCAGACCTTCTACCAATTCACGGTGCTGCGCGTGTACGACGAGCGCCCCAGCAACGATGACCTGCACAGCGACGCCGAGAGCGCCAGTCAGTCGCTCGGGCCGCTGCTGGAAAGCACCCCCGAGGGCGTGGGCTGGCAGCTCTGGGAGGATCTGCGCGACCTATGATCGCCTGGCTCGACCTCCTGATCGGAGACGACCCACATCCGCGGCGGTTCGACCGGCCCGGTACGCTCCATGCCTACCTGCTCAAGATGGAGCGCCTGAGTGTCGAGGCGGCCGACGCGCTGATCCGCGACGGCGAGGTCGGGCCGCCCCTGACCCGGCTTGCCTACCGCCTGCGCCCCCTGGCCCGCGAGTGATGGGCACGGCCGAGGCGCCCGTGCCCGACTCTGCCGGCCTGCCCGCTGAGGGGCCCGTGGTGGCCGTGGCGATCTACGCCGGTATTAGCGAGCTCGAGCTCGGCGCGATGGTCACGGTCTGCCGGCTGTGCGGCGGTGAGGGCGTGACCCGTACGGTGAACCGCTCGCGCGCCAGCATCGTCACAGCGGGAGGGCTGGTCATGACGCCGCAGGTGCTGTATGCCGCCCTGCCTGAGGTCTGTGCGCTGCTGCTGCCCGGTGGTCCCGGCGCGGCCAGGGCGGCGCGCGACCCGCTGCTGCGCGCCTTCCTGTCTTCGCACGCGGCGCTGCCCACGGGCGCGAGTGGCAGCGGGCTGCTGCTGGCCGGCGAGGGCGGGCTGCTGCGCGGGCGCGAGGTCGGCGGCCCCCCCGAGCTGGAAGACACCCTGTGGGCCCACGAACCGGCCTCGCTGCACCCCGGCGAGGTGCGGCGCAGCGGTCCGCTGACCTCCGCGCCGGGAGGGGTGGGGGCGCTGCAGGCTGCGCTGGCGGTGGCCGGGACGTTGTGGGGCGAAAACGCCGCTCGGGACGCCGCCTACCGCCTGGGTCTCTGAAGGGCTGTCCAGGCCGCTCAAGGGTGTTGCCCCATGACCCGTCCGGTGTTCTGCACCTTTGCCGGGCGGCGGGATAGGGGATGATTCATGGGATCTCGTCCGGTTGGCAGGGTCCGGGGCTTTCCGACCGGACCCTGCCAACCGGTTACTCCTTGCGCAGCAGGATGCTCTTGAGGTACAGACTCTCGGGA belongs to Deinococcus sp. Leaf326 and includes:
- the wecB gene encoding non-hydrolyzing UDP-N-acetylglucosamine 2-epimerase — protein: MSEKKIVLAFGTRPEATKMAPVYAALARTPGLSPHILSTGQQRQMLDGALAVFGLTPDRDLNVMTDRQTLADLTARIVPQAGRTLREMGADMVLVHGDTATSFCVALSAFYEGIPVGHVEAGLRSGSLSEPFPEEANRRLTGVLSTLDFAPTTGSKANLLREGKAPGGVVVTGQTAVDAVREVAGRVPLRPEWRARVEAGQRLVTVTMHRRENQPMMREMAQALGRVAARFPGTHFIYPVHLSPAVQEAVRPVLEAVPNFELTAPLDYSDMAPLMAASALMATDSGGLQEEGAALGVPVAVLRNVTERPEGVEAGVLRLAGNDPAALEAVLTELLGDETQLAGMRAARNPYGDGLASGRVAQAIAWHFGLAGRPDDWS
- a CDS encoding diacylglycerol kinase family protein, translating into MTASSSAGRAFAVVLNSQAGRGLARRRWPELEALLRARGFSYSLIEAASGPEALARVRALPPGVAVLAVGGDGTVGALLPALVGTWRPLGVVPLGSGNDYAGMTGLKAGDFAAALDRLAGRPRPVDVLEGEIVAGDWAGERRFLLNGLGLGFDAQVNEAALRAPPRLPGFGRYLWGALGTLGRLRLGRAEVTVDGQVLYGGPSCLVAVMNGTRYGGGFLISPRSDAGDGRLDAVVGGALGRGGVLRLMGHVLRGTHLGQPGVFYSAGQEVTVRWDRPTPLHLDGDAAGRATEVRARVCPGALLLFGPGQD
- a CDS encoding DUF3208 domain-containing protein codes for the protein MSGVSPTEPQAGGRSAIRLLQGYVWHPSGADVDLEHYLPRDLDLAHVPSISETEEAHVLWDQVTPPFAFFENGEPTAGQTFYQFTVLRVYDERPSNDDLHSDAESASQSLGPLLESTPEGVGWQLWEDLRDL
- a CDS encoding transcriptional regulator — translated: MPDSAGLPAEGPVVAVAIYAGISELELGAMVTVCRLCGGEGVTRTVNRSRASIVTAGGLVMTPQVLYAALPEVCALLLPGGPGAARAARDPLLRAFLSSHAALPTGASGSGLLLAGEGGLLRGREVGGPPELEDTLWAHEPASLHPGEVRRSGPLTSAPGGVGALQAALAVAGTLWGENAARDAAYRLGL